A window of Rubricoccus marinus contains these coding sequences:
- the udk gene encoding uridine kinase, whose protein sequence is MSVVIGIAGGSGSGKTTVQKRVLEAFGPRRIALLDHDAYYRDLEHLAPEERGRFNFDHPDALETELMVAHLDQLLAGEAVEKPTYDFTNHSRRKETERVDPMPVVVVEGILVLAEKELRERMDIKLYVDAPDDVRLMRRIERDLHERGRSIDSVLGQYRRTVRPMHLEFVEPSKRHADVIIPRGGQNRVAIDMVLARVQTLLAADS, encoded by the coding sequence ATGTCTGTCGTCATCGGCATCGCCGGAGGCTCCGGCTCCGGTAAAACCACCGTGCAGAAGCGCGTGCTGGAGGCCTTCGGGCCCCGCCGCATCGCGCTTCTGGACCACGACGCGTACTACCGCGACTTGGAGCACCTCGCGCCAGAGGAGCGCGGCCGCTTCAACTTCGACCACCCGGACGCGCTCGAAACGGAGCTCATGGTGGCTCACCTCGACCAGCTCCTAGCGGGCGAGGCCGTCGAGAAGCCGACGTACGACTTCACGAACCACAGCCGCCGAAAGGAAACGGAGCGGGTTGACCCGATGCCGGTCGTCGTCGTGGAAGGGATCCTCGTGCTTGCCGAAAAGGAGCTTCGGGAGCGGATGGACATCAAGCTGTACGTGGACGCACCCGACGACGTGCGGCTCATGCGGCGGATCGAGCGCGACTTGCACGAGCGCGGGCGGTCCATCGACTCCGTGCTCGGGCAGTATCGCCGAACGGTTCGGCCGATGCACCTGGAGTTCGTCGAGCCGTCCAAGCGCCACGCCGACGTCATCATTCCCCGCGGAGGTCAGAACCGCGTGGCGATCGACATGGTGCTCGCGCGGGTGCAGACGCTTCTTGCGGCCGACAGCTAG
- a CDS encoding alpha-ketoacid dehydrogenase subunit alpha/beta: protein MEPVFDTALIAAEAPTDPLALYRALKLPRTVEEKMLRLIRQNRISKWFSGYGQEAIAVGVASGLEERDWLLPMHRNLGVWTTRGVELPRLFCQLMGREGGFTNGRDRTFHFGLPEKRIVGMISHLAAMLPVADGLGLAAQMNGSGAVAAAFVGEGATREGEFHEALSLAGTWNLPVLFIVENNGYGLSTPTADALPVEDVAEAAAGYGMPGYIVDGNDVLAVRSIVKTVADRARDGGGPALLEMKTFRMRGHEEASGTKYVPDDLFDLWRYRDPVLRLRQRLLDAGTPESDLDAIDADLAAQIEDVAEWALTQPECVSTTEREHGALFAPHASREVAAGGTQEARFIDAVSAGLGDAMEADETVLVMGQDVAEYGGVFKVTEGFLERFGADRVRNTPIIENGALGCAMGLALDGFKPVVEMQYADFISCGFNQIVNNLATTHYRWGSPLNVTIRAPFGGGIGAGPFHSQSPEAWFCHVPGLKVVVPGTPQDAKGLLRAAIEDPNPVLVFEHKKLYRSLRGAVASGEVVTPIGTARIAREGEDLTLVTWGVGLVWAEAEAERQRLQSGASVEVIDLRTLVPWDREAVLASVEKTGRLIVLHEATRTGGFGAEIAAEIAEAAFAHLDAPPVRIGGADLPIAFSKQIENEVYTAESRLSAAIERTLSY from the coding sequence ATGGAGCCCGTCTTCGACACCGCCCTTATCGCCGCCGAGGCGCCCACCGATCCTCTGGCGCTGTACCGCGCGCTCAAGCTCCCGCGGACCGTGGAGGAGAAGATGCTGCGGCTGATCCGCCAGAACCGCATCTCGAAATGGTTCAGCGGCTACGGGCAGGAAGCCATCGCCGTCGGCGTCGCCAGCGGCCTGGAGGAGCGAGACTGGCTGCTGCCGATGCACCGCAACCTCGGCGTGTGGACCACGCGCGGCGTTGAACTCCCTCGCCTGTTCTGCCAACTCATGGGCCGCGAGGGCGGCTTCACGAATGGCCGCGACCGCACGTTCCATTTCGGTCTGCCGGAGAAGCGGATCGTCGGCATGATCTCGCACCTGGCGGCCATGCTGCCCGTCGCCGATGGCCTCGGCCTCGCGGCACAGATGAACGGTTCGGGCGCCGTCGCGGCCGCATTCGTGGGCGAGGGCGCCACGCGCGAAGGCGAGTTCCACGAGGCGCTGAGCCTGGCCGGGACGTGGAATCTGCCGGTCCTGTTCATCGTGGAAAACAACGGCTACGGCCTCTCCACGCCCACTGCCGACGCACTCCCCGTCGAGGACGTCGCCGAGGCCGCAGCGGGCTACGGCATGCCGGGCTACATCGTGGACGGCAACGACGTGCTCGCCGTCCGCTCCATTGTCAAAACCGTCGCCGATCGCGCGCGAGATGGGGGAGGCCCGGCACTCTTGGAGATGAAGACGTTCCGCATGCGCGGCCACGAAGAGGCCAGCGGGACGAAGTACGTTCCCGATGACCTCTTCGACCTTTGGCGCTACCGCGACCCCGTGCTCCGCCTCCGCCAGAGGCTCCTCGATGCCGGCACGCCAGAATCCGATCTGGACGCTATCGACGCCGACCTCGCCGCGCAGATCGAAGACGTGGCCGAGTGGGCGCTAACACAGCCCGAGTGCGTCAGCACGACCGAGAGGGAGCACGGGGCACTTTTCGCTCCGCACGCATCACGCGAGGTGGCCGCTGGCGGGACGCAGGAGGCGCGCTTTATCGACGCCGTGAGCGCGGGACTCGGTGACGCAATGGAGGCCGACGAGACCGTTCTCGTGATGGGGCAGGACGTGGCCGAGTACGGCGGCGTGTTCAAGGTCACCGAGGGCTTTCTTGAGCGCTTCGGCGCCGACCGCGTGCGGAACACGCCCATCATCGAGAACGGCGCGCTGGGGTGCGCGATGGGCCTCGCGTTGGACGGCTTCAAGCCCGTCGTGGAGATGCAGTACGCGGACTTCATCTCATGTGGCTTCAACCAGATCGTCAACAACCTCGCGACGACGCACTACCGCTGGGGCTCGCCTCTCAACGTCACCATCCGCGCGCCATTCGGTGGCGGCATCGGCGCGGGGCCATTTCACTCTCAGTCGCCAGAGGCTTGGTTCTGCCACGTCCCAGGCCTCAAGGTCGTCGTCCCCGGCACGCCGCAGGACGCCAAGGGCCTCTTGCGCGCGGCGATCGAGGACCCGAATCCGGTCCTCGTCTTTGAGCACAAAAAGCTGTACCGCTCGCTCCGCGGGGCGGTCGCCTCTGGCGAAGTCGTGACGCCCATCGGGACGGCGCGGATCGCGAGGGAAGGGGAGGACCTGACGCTCGTCACGTGGGGCGTGGGGCTCGTCTGGGCCGAAGCCGAGGCCGAGCGCCAGAGGCTGCAGTCGGGCGCGAGCGTGGAGGTAATTGACCTCCGGACGCTCGTGCCGTGGGACCGAGAGGCGGTACTCGCGAGCGTGGAGAAAACGGGTCGGCTTATCGTCCTGCATGAGGCGACCCGAACGGGTGGCTTCGGCGCCGAGATCGCGGCAGAGATCGCGGAGGCCGCGTTCGCGCATCTCGACGCTCCGCCCGTTCGCATCGGCGGGGCCGACCTCCCCATCGCGTTCTCCAAGCAGATCGAGAACGAGGTGTACACCGCGGAGTCTCGCCTGAGCGCCGCGATTGAGCGCACACTGAGCTACTGA
- a CDS encoding response regulator, with translation MPAPPTPSDRLPLILVADDVPENRQLFTLYLRGSFEVVTASTAEEALEVLRQRPFEAALLDINYGGGMDGFDAIRAIRADSQLAYLPAAALTAHVAPEDRDQCLAAGFDAFLAKPVRRAEMKEALASLLALRTSASKAA, from the coding sequence GTGCCAGCTCCTCCTACGCCCTCAGACCGTCTGCCGCTGATCCTGGTCGCGGACGACGTCCCGGAAAACCGCCAGCTGTTCACGCTCTACCTCCGTGGCAGCTTTGAGGTCGTCACGGCATCCACGGCGGAAGAAGCGCTCGAGGTGCTCCGCCAGAGGCCCTTTGAAGCGGCTCTGCTGGACATCAACTACGGCGGGGGGATGGACGGCTTCGACGCCATCCGTGCGATCCGCGCCGACTCTCAGCTCGCCTACCTGCCCGCCGCCGCGCTCACGGCGCACGTCGCGCCAGAGGACCGGGACCAGTGCCTCGCGGCCGGCTTCGACGCGTTCCTGGCCAAGCCCGTACGCCGCGCCGAGATGAAAGAGGCGCTCGCGTCCCTGCTGGCGCTGCGCACGTCAGCGTCGAAGGCGGCCTGA
- a CDS encoding type III pantothenate kinase, producing MSDFLAIDIGNSSVKVARYADGQWREAASYPSSLEAPADAWGPRLAKLGARASGVCSVVPNLEARLVPALAEVTGRDPFVVRASSPLPFAMGYRTPHTLGNDRIAAAAAAWLLYGQPARRPVLSFDAGTAITLDAVDLLADGPVYLGGAILPGPHTLRRSLARGTAQLPEVEWERPEHAIGRSTSEAIQSGLTALVLDGMAALLRRAAAELSAPPLIVASGGWGGWIAKRLDMVDHVAPNLVLDGIRLLASGEMGRYDSAPEA from the coding sequence ATGAGCGATTTCCTCGCCATCGACATCGGAAACAGCAGCGTCAAAGTCGCGCGCTACGCCGATGGGCAGTGGCGCGAAGCTGCCTCCTATCCTTCCAGCCTGGAAGCGCCGGCGGATGCCTGGGGACCCCGCCTCGCGAAGCTGGGCGCTCGCGCCAGCGGCGTGTGCTCTGTGGTCCCTAATCTGGAAGCGCGGCTGGTCCCGGCACTCGCCGAGGTTACCGGGCGCGATCCGTTCGTCGTCCGCGCCAGCAGCCCCCTTCCGTTCGCGATGGGGTACCGCACGCCCCACACGCTCGGCAACGACCGCATCGCCGCCGCCGCTGCCGCGTGGCTTTTATACGGACAACCTGCGCGTCGCCCTGTCCTCTCGTTCGACGCCGGGACAGCCATCACTCTAGACGCGGTCGATCTCCTCGCGGACGGACCCGTCTACCTGGGAGGTGCCATCCTGCCCGGCCCGCACACGCTCCGCCGCTCGCTCGCCAGAGGCACCGCGCAGTTGCCCGAGGTCGAGTGGGAGCGCCCCGAGCATGCCATCGGGCGAAGCACGTCAGAGGCGATCCAGTCCGGCCTGACCGCGCTCGTGTTGGACGGCATGGCGGCCCTCTTGCGCCGGGCCGCAGCCGAGCTCTCCGCCCCACCGCTCATCGTCGCCAGCGGCGGCTGGGGCGGCTGGATCGCCAAGCGGCTAGACATGGTGGACCACGTCGCGCCGAACCTCGTCTTGGACGGAATCCGACTGTTAGCCTCTGGCGAGATGGGGCGGTACGATTCGGCGCCAGAGGCCTAG
- a CDS encoding class I SAM-dependent methyltransferase translates to MPELPPTAPERDARGSIAPAYFERLYASDPDPWRFATSPYEAAKYAATLAALPLAHYGRAFEIGCAGGVLTRALAERCDSLQAVDVAPDALAQARRRTADASGVRIERMVVPGEWPEGTFDLVVLSEVGYYLGTADFEQLRQRCARAVRPGGHLLLVHWTGETDYPLTGDAVHDAFVGADAWVRLSGHRTADYRLDVLERKRPTP, encoded by the coding sequence ATGCCTGAGCTCCCGCCGACGGCTCCCGAGCGGGACGCCAGAGGCTCCATCGCGCCGGCCTACTTCGAGCGGCTCTACGCCAGCGATCCCGACCCCTGGCGCTTTGCGACGAGCCCGTACGAGGCCGCGAAGTACGCCGCGACGCTTGCCGCCCTGCCTCTGGCGCACTACGGCCGCGCCTTTGAGATCGGCTGCGCGGGTGGAGTCCTCACGCGCGCCCTCGCCGAGCGCTGCGACAGCCTCCAGGCCGTCGACGTGGCACCGGACGCGCTCGCGCAGGCGCGCAGGCGCACCGCCGACGCCTCTGGCGTCCGGATCGAGCGCATGGTCGTCCCTGGCGAGTGGCCGGAGGGCACGTTCGATCTCGTCGTTCTCTCCGAGGTCGGCTACTACCTCGGCACAGCGGACTTTGAGCAGTTACGCCAGAGGTGCGCCCGAGCGGTGCGGCCGGGCGGCCACTTGCTTCTCGTGCACTGGACCGGCGAGACGGACTATCCTCTCACAGGCGACGCCGTCCACGATGCCTTTGTGGGCGCGGATGCGTGGGTCCGCCTCAGCGGCCACCGCACAGCCGACTACCGCTTGGACGTGCTCGAACGCAAGAGGCCCACTCCCTGA
- a CDS encoding response regulator transcription factor, protein MIAPAIFLVDDHSLTRAGLRLALATGLGARICGEASGAEEAYAGIERLRHAGQTVDLVVVDVTLACGNGLDLVRRLCESQGPPALVVSMHPPEVYASRAREAGARGFLSKSLDDEGLIAAARTVLAGRTVFGPDVPSVPCEGIEGLSDRELEVFCLLGRGYAPRHIADALDLSVSTVEAYRQRIRWKLGISSAPLLTRHAVAWTLEQERAQRAPLDAEHAA, encoded by the coding sequence GTGATTGCGCCTGCCATTTTCCTCGTCGACGACCACTCCCTCACGCGCGCCGGACTCCGGCTCGCGCTCGCAACCGGGCTGGGCGCGCGGATCTGCGGCGAGGCCTCTGGCGCCGAGGAAGCGTATGCGGGAATCGAGCGCCTCCGGCACGCCGGCCAAACGGTCGATCTGGTGGTGGTGGATGTCACGCTCGCGTGCGGGAACGGCTTGGACTTGGTTCGGCGGCTGTGCGAGTCCCAGGGACCTCCCGCGCTCGTGGTCTCGATGCACCCGCCAGAGGTGTACGCATCGCGCGCCCGGGAGGCCGGCGCCCGGGGGTTCCTTTCCAAGTCGCTGGATGACGAAGGTCTGATTGCCGCCGCGCGCACCGTGCTGGCGGGCCGCACCGTGTTCGGCCCGGATGTCCCGAGTGTGCCGTGCGAAGGCATCGAAGGCCTCTCGGACCGCGAGCTAGAGGTGTTCTGTTTGCTCGGCCGGGGGTACGCGCCTCGCCACATCGCCGACGCGCTCGATCTGAGCGTGAGCACGGTCGAGGCCTATCGCCAGAGGATCCGGTGGAAGCTGGGGATCTCCTCGGCGCCGCTGCTCACGCGTCACGCGGTGGCGTGGACCCTGGAACAGGAGCGGGCGCAGCGGGCCCCGCTTGATGCGGAACACGCAGCGTGA
- a CDS encoding biotin--[acetyl-CoA-carboxylase] ligase, whose amino-acid sequence MTPLDLALRGRLQTVRLGRAHRHHATVGSTQSAAAEWADAGAPTGALVTADHQSEGRGRLGRVWADEPGRDLALSLVLRPKLRPEHLGLVPLAAALAVCDAISGANARLASGVALKWPNDVLLEGQKVAGVLGETRWRTCGSGSQSPTVLLGIGVNVNRRTFPPELAARATSLALTSGADLDRSQILADLLLALERRFALSPEAIVHAAEAQIPALGNTLQVGFPGTDRAPLIGTALGLSPSGALRLEASGEIVDVHAGETTVLP is encoded by the coding sequence ATGACGCCGCTTGACCTCGCGCTCCGCGGGCGGCTGCAGACGGTTCGCCTGGGGCGCGCCCACCGGCACCACGCCACAGTCGGGAGTACGCAGTCGGCTGCCGCCGAGTGGGCCGACGCGGGCGCTCCGACGGGCGCACTCGTTACCGCGGACCACCAGAGCGAAGGCCGCGGTCGCCTCGGACGTGTCTGGGCGGACGAACCCGGCCGCGACCTCGCGCTCTCACTCGTGCTGCGTCCCAAGCTCCGCCCTGAGCACCTCGGCCTCGTGCCTCTGGCGGCGGCCCTCGCGGTATGCGACGCGATCTCAGGAGCCAACGCGCGTCTCGCCTCTGGCGTCGCGCTCAAATGGCCCAACGACGTGCTCCTTGAAGGACAGAAGGTGGCCGGCGTGCTGGGCGAGACCCGCTGGCGAACGTGCGGCTCTGGAAGCCAGAGCCCGACCGTCCTGCTCGGAATTGGCGTCAACGTAAACCGGCGCACGTTCCCACCCGAGTTGGCCGCACGCGCCACGTCGCTCGCGCTCACCTCTGGCGCCGATCTCGACCGGAGCCAGATCCTCGCCGACCTCCTGCTTGCGCTCGAACGCCGCTTCGCGCTCTCGCCAGAGGCCATCGTGCATGCGGCGGAAGCCCAGATTCCCGCGCTCGGCAACACGCTACAGGTCGGGTTTCCCGGGACGGACCGCGCGCCCTTGATCGGCACCGCGCTCGGCCTCAGCCCCAGCGGTGCGCTCCGCCTCGAAGCCTCTGGCGAGATCGTAGACGTTCACGCGGGCGAGACGACCGTTCTGCCATGA
- a CDS encoding inositol monophosphatase family protein gives MPLSAELSVAREAALDAASLIRARSAGFDRRDARTKTTHDLVTDVDEAAQRVILERLRGAFPEDAILAEEGGRDGARPLASGRRWIVDPLDGTTNFAHGVPPYAVSIALEDAGEIVVGVVAEVTSGETFCATRGGGLTVDGTPASVSHTEILDEALIATGFPFRDYSYARGYLETFETMIHATRGLRRHGSAAMDLAWTAAGRFDGFFEAGLAPWDVAAGVLLVREGGGTVTGIDGASHPVFSGGLVAAPPALHPAIVDACRPLAGAYASRSETTGERG, from the coding sequence ATGCCGCTCTCCGCCGAACTCTCCGTCGCCCGCGAGGCCGCGCTCGACGCCGCGTCGCTGATCCGCGCCCGCTCCGCTGGATTCGACCGCCGCGACGCCCGCACCAAGACCACGCACGACCTCGTCACTGATGTGGACGAAGCCGCTCAGCGCGTCATCCTCGAACGCCTCCGTGGCGCGTTCCCGGAAGACGCCATCCTCGCCGAAGAGGGCGGGCGGGACGGCGCGCGGCCTCTGGCGTCGGGCCGCCGCTGGATCGTGGACCCGCTCGACGGCACGACCAACTTCGCGCACGGCGTCCCACCGTATGCCGTCTCCATCGCGCTGGAAGACGCCGGCGAGATCGTTGTCGGCGTCGTGGCCGAGGTGACCTCTGGCGAGACGTTCTGCGCCACCCGCGGCGGGGGGCTCACCGTAGATGGCACGCCCGCCAGCGTTTCCCACACGGAGATCCTGGACGAGGCGCTTATCGCCACCGGCTTTCCGTTTCGGGACTACTCCTACGCCAGAGGCTACCTCGAAACGTTCGAGACCATGATCCACGCCACCCGAGGACTCCGCCGCCATGGCTCGGCGGCGATGGACCTCGCGTGGACAGCCGCCGGCCGCTTCGATGGGTTTTTCGAGGCGGGGCTCGCGCCCTGGGACGTGGCCGCTGGCGTGCTGCTCGTGCGCGAGGGTGGGGGGACCGTCACCGGGATTGATGGAGCGTCGCACCCTGTCTTCTCGGGGGGGCTCGTGGCGGCGCCGCCGGCGTTGCACCCCGCCATCGTGGACGCGTGCCGGCCTCTGGCAGGCGCGTACGCCTCGCGCTCGGAAACAACTGGTGAACGGGGTTAA
- a CDS encoding PIG-L deacetylase family protein, whose protein sequence is MTHTATLLDDPEALPLLAPEAVRDLGRVVVLAPHPDDESLGCGGLLALLAEAGIPAWVIVVTDGTRSHASAAYPPSRLRVLRESEAQEAVAQLGHAGRVRFLRFPDCGLPAPDTLAFEDAAADLADAIRALAPDTLLVPWRRDPHCDHEATWQLARARVHLGVRWLEYPVWAWASREAAPLAPEARAWRLDISPVLAQKARAVAAHRSQTTRLIDDDPDGFILLPEVLARFERPWELFLDPTDA, encoded by the coding sequence ATGACCCACACCGCTACGCTGCTCGACGATCCCGAGGCGCTCCCGCTTCTCGCGCCAGAGGCCGTGCGAGACCTCGGGCGCGTCGTCGTCCTCGCGCCGCACCCCGACGACGAATCGTTGGGCTGCGGCGGGCTCCTCGCGCTTCTCGCTGAGGCGGGTATTCCGGCCTGGGTCATCGTCGTGACAGATGGCACGCGGTCACACGCGTCGGCGGCGTACCCGCCGTCCCGCTTGCGAGTCCTGCGGGAGTCGGAGGCGCAAGAGGCCGTCGCGCAGCTCGGCCACGCCGGCCGCGTGCGGTTTCTGCGCTTCCCAGATTGCGGCCTACCCGCGCCCGACACGCTCGCGTTCGAGGACGCCGCAGCCGATCTCGCCGACGCCATCCGAGCGCTCGCGCCCGATACGTTGCTCGTGCCCTGGCGTCGCGATCCGCACTGCGACCACGAGGCGACGTGGCAACTCGCTCGTGCGCGGGTTCACCTCGGCGTGCGCTGGCTGGAATACCCCGTTTGGGCCTGGGCCTCCCGCGAGGCCGCGCCTCTGGCGCCAGAGGCGCGCGCGTGGCGGCTCGACATCTCGCCCGTGCTCGCGCAAAAGGCCCGCGCCGTCGCCGCCCACCGCTCGCAAACCACGCGGCTGATCGACGACGACCCTGACGGGTTCATCCTGCTCCCCGAGGTCCTCGCGCGGTTTGAGCGGCCCTGGGAGCTCTTTCTGGACCCCACCGATGCCTGA
- a CDS encoding YtxH domain-containing protein, with protein MSTRSRTVRSTTLGFLVGGASGFALGLLLAPDEGRQLRRRVAYLLDRWAADLSGLLDRLETSDGESSAARERADALVADAREQAARLLDEADALIADARSRRPASDRPADSGAATTTP; from the coding sequence ATGAGCACCCGTAGCCGAACCGTCCGTTCGACCACTCTGGGCTTCCTCGTCGGCGGCGCGTCTGGGTTCGCCCTGGGCTTGCTGCTCGCGCCCGATGAAGGACGCCAACTCCGCCGCCGCGTTGCCTACCTCCTCGACCGGTGGGCCGCCGATCTCTCCGGCCTGCTCGACCGCCTGGAGACCTCTGACGGAGAATCCAGCGCCGCTCGTGAACGGGCCGACGCCCTGGTTGCCGACGCCCGCGAGCAAGCCGCACGTCTTCTCGACGAAGCCGATGCGCTGATCGCCGACGCGCGCTCGCGCCGCCCCGCATCCGACCGTCCCGCCGACTCTGGCGCCGCCACAACCACCCCCTAG
- a CDS encoding DUF5989 family protein — MSKVRVLSEFWLFLRQRKKFWLAPIVVVLLLLGLMIVAVQGSALAPFIYALF, encoded by the coding sequence ATGTCGAAAGTCCGCGTCCTCAGCGAGTTCTGGCTTTTCCTCCGTCAGCGCAAGAAGTTCTGGCTCGCGCCAATCGTGGTCGTGCTGCTCCTTCTCGGGCTGATGATCGTGGCCGTCCAGGGCTCCGCCCTCGCGCCGTTCATCTACGCGCTGTTCTAG
- a CDS encoding PAS domain-containing sensor histidine kinase produces MPDDPASGAPHPQEEHLRLLFENAHEYAIFTLGTDARISLWNTGAERVLGWIEAEAIGMSGEVIFTPEQRASGVPEAEMARSREHGRAEDVRWHVRKDGSRFWANGMMISLRDESGELRGYAKILRDETERKVAEDALSALRQTLEVRVAERTAQVQHLAAQLADAETESYRRAASILHDDVQQRLYGVHLGIGALVRELVDAGYTAFAEKARRLRGWTGEALERTRGLAIDLTPPASGESTFGGALRALCEQANDLYNFRVDVDESDEAIRSAEENLTPEAVGLLVQCVREAVFNAVKHSGTQSASVCVRDTGTHTDVEIHDAGQGFDASSTPGGLGHAGMRARMGLVGGSVTISSIPGDGAMITLRVPHQAGPAAPAPVPGSTPPRDA; encoded by the coding sequence ATGCCCGACGATCCCGCCTCTGGCGCCCCGCATCCCCAGGAGGAGCACCTCCGGTTGCTCTTCGAGAACGCGCACGAGTACGCCATCTTCACGCTCGGCACGGACGCGCGGATCTCGCTGTGGAACACCGGAGCCGAGCGCGTGCTGGGATGGATCGAGGCCGAGGCCATCGGCATGTCTGGGGAGGTCATCTTCACGCCCGAACAGCGGGCCTCTGGCGTGCCCGAGGCCGAGATGGCGCGCTCGCGAGAGCATGGCCGCGCTGAAGACGTGCGCTGGCACGTCCGCAAGGACGGCTCCCGGTTCTGGGCCAACGGCATGATGATCTCGCTCCGGGATGAGTCCGGCGAGCTTCGTGGCTACGCCAAGATCCTTCGCGACGAGACCGAGCGGAAGGTCGCAGAGGACGCGCTCAGCGCTTTGCGCCAGACCCTCGAAGTGCGCGTGGCCGAGCGGACCGCCCAGGTGCAGCACCTCGCAGCCCAACTCGCCGACGCCGAGACGGAGAGCTACCGCCGCGCCGCCTCCATTTTGCACGACGACGTGCAGCAGCGTCTATACGGCGTCCACCTCGGCATCGGTGCGCTCGTGCGCGAGCTGGTGGACGCCGGCTACACCGCCTTCGCGGAGAAAGCGAGGCGCCTGCGCGGCTGGACAGGCGAAGCCCTGGAGCGGACGCGCGGCCTGGCCATCGACCTCACGCCACCGGCCTCTGGCGAGAGCACCTTCGGCGGCGCACTCCGCGCGCTCTGCGAGCAGGCCAACGATCTCTACAACTTCCGCGTCGATGTGGACGAGTCCGACGAGGCGATCCGGTCGGCAGAGGAGAACCTCACGCCAGAGGCCGTGGGGCTCTTGGTGCAGTGCGTCCGCGAGGCAGTATTCAACGCCGTGAAGCACTCCGGCACACAGAGCGCGTCCGTTTGCGTCCGAGACACGGGCACCCACACCGATGTAGAGATCCACGACGCGGGTCAGGGGTTCGACGCGTCGTCCACGCCAGGGGGGCTGGGTCACGCGGGGATGCGCGCGAGGATGGGCCTCGTCGGCGGAAGCGTCACGATCTCATCGATCCCAGGGGACGGCGCGATGATCACGCTGCGTGTTCCGCATCAAGCGGGGCCCGCTGCGCCCGCTCCTGTTCCAGGGTCCACGCCACCGCGTGACGCGTGA
- a CDS encoding YaaA family protein: MRFSILLPASEGKQTGGNPLAPDMFDYRSSNTFNYFNEFNAERRALIDALQKQVKAGEADELETLFGVKGDTLQQAVDVTGELYRSPLIAAIDRYNPGVMYAAMQFPELPTGAQRRLLENGVIFSGLFGLLRPDDLIPNYRLKMDASVNEIGKVSSYWKPLISKRLNELLEGQVVWNLLPGAHAAAWDDEETYARMFHVKFYREDESGERKAVSHGLKELRGALVHHIVIELPETIEDIDEWEAPDGFEVDFGNSEIDEETGGGTIVMVSSPGWEERRAARRKARREAEAEAAAAKKAREEDDD; this comes from the coding sequence GTGAGGTTTTCCATCCTCCTTCCTGCTTCCGAGGGGAAGCAGACCGGCGGCAATCCATTGGCCCCGGACATGTTCGACTACCGCTCGTCGAACACCTTCAATTACTTCAACGAGTTCAACGCGGAGCGTCGAGCACTGATCGACGCGCTCCAGAAGCAGGTCAAGGCCGGCGAAGCTGACGAGTTGGAGACGCTCTTCGGCGTCAAGGGGGACACGCTGCAGCAGGCCGTTGACGTGACGGGGGAGCTCTACCGGAGCCCCCTGATTGCTGCCATCGACCGGTACAACCCGGGCGTCATGTACGCCGCGATGCAATTCCCCGAGCTTCCGACCGGGGCTCAGCGGCGATTGTTGGAGAACGGCGTCATTTTCTCCGGCCTCTTTGGCCTCTTGCGCCCGGACGACCTGATCCCGAACTACCGGCTCAAGATGGACGCGTCCGTCAACGAGATCGGAAAGGTCTCGTCGTATTGGAAGCCGCTGATCTCGAAGCGGCTGAACGAGCTCTTGGAGGGGCAAGTCGTATGGAATCTGCTTCCCGGCGCGCACGCGGCGGCGTGGGATGACGAGGAGACCTACGCCCGGATGTTCCACGTCAAGTTCTACCGCGAAGACGAGAGCGGGGAGCGCAAGGCGGTCTCGCACGGCCTGAAGGAGCTTCGGGGCGCCTTGGTACACCACATCGTGATCGAGTTGCCTGAGACCATCGAGGACATCGATGAGTGGGAGGCTCCGGACGGTTTCGAGGTCGACTTCGGCAACTCGGAGATCGACGAGGAGACCGGAGGTGGGACCATCGTGATGGTCTCCAGCCCGGGCTGGGAAGAGCGCCGCGCCGCCCGCCGCAAGGCCCGCCGCGAGGCGGAGGCTGAAGCCGCAGCGGCCAAAAAGGCCCGCGAGGAAGACGACGATTAG